From Triticum urartu cultivar G1812 chromosome 2, Tu2.1, whole genome shotgun sequence, a single genomic window includes:
- the LOC125540253 gene encoding geraniol 8-hydroxylase-like, translating into MAAVVALVPWLAWFAVAFLSFYLLNLLAHARSGLPPGPRPLPLIGSLHLLGDKPHRSLARLAKIHGPLMSIRLGAVTTVVVSSPAMAREFLQRHDSVLATRSVPDATGKHAAGSVPWLPPAPKWRALRKMMATELFAPHRLDALHHLRSDKVGELTDHVARLAREGTAVNIGRVAFTTSLNLISRTVFSIDLTRLDDHGRSEEFQEVITAIMEGLGTPNMSDFFPVLAPADLQGMRRRLARLFARLHAVFDAEVDQRLRGRDAGQPRKNDFLDVLLDVAAREDGKDLLDRETLRSHFTDLFAAGSDTSSSTVEWAMTELLQNPSSMAKVCDELAQIIGSRRNIEEADIVRLPYLQAVIKETFRLHPPAPLLLPRQPEMTVKIAGCTIPKGSRVFINVWAIGRDKDVWTEPEKFMPERFLGSVIDFRGVDFELLPFGAGRRICPGMALAIRMVHVMLASLLNQFKWSLPVNLERDGIDMEDQFGLTLAKVVPLCIIATPI; encoded by the exons ATGGCGGCCGTGGTTGCGCTTGTGCCTTGGCTAGCATGGTTTGCCGTCGCTTTCCTCTCCTTCTATCTTCTCAACCTCCTCGCGCACGCGCGCTCCGGCCTCCCGCCGGGCCCCCGCCCACTGCCTCTCATCGGCAGCCTCCACCTCCTCGGCGACAAGCCGCACCGCTCGCTCGCCCGCCTAGCCAAGATCCACGGCCCGCTCATGTCCATCCGCCTGGGTGCGGTCACCACGGTGGTCGTCTCCTCCCCCGCCATGGCCCGCGAGTTCCTGCAGAGGCATGACTCCGTGCTCGCCACCCGGTCCGTGCCCGACGCCACCGGCAAGCACGCGGCGGGCTCCGTCCCCTGGCTGCCCCCGGCGCCCAAGTGGCGCGCGCTCCGCAAGATGATGGCCACGGAGCTCTTCGCGCCGCACCGGCTCGACGCGCTCCACCACCTCCGGAGCGACAAGGTGGGGGAGCTCACGGACCACGTCGCGCGACTGGCGCGCGAGGGCACGGCGGTGAACATTGGCCGCGTGGCCTTCACGACGAGCCTGAACCTTATCTCGCGCACCGTCTTCTCCATCGACCTGACGAGACTCGACGACCACGGCCGCTCTGAGGAGTTCCAGGAGGTGATCACGGCCATCATGGAAGGCTTGGGGACTCCGAACATGTCCGACTTCTTCCCGGTGCTCGCGCCGGCCGACCTGCAGGGCATGCGCCGGCGGCTGGCGCGGCTGTTCGCGCGGCTGCACGCGGTCTTCGACGCCGAGGTGGACCAGAGGCTGCGCGGCCGCGACGCCGGCCAGCCCAGGAAGAACGACTTCCTCGACGTGCTGCTCGATGTGGCGGCGCGTGAGGATGGCAAGGACTTGCTCGACCGTGAGACGCTACGCTCACATTTCACG GACTTGTTTGCTGCCGGTAGTGACACAAGCTCTAGCACAGTGGAATGGGCAATGACTGAGCTTCTCCAAAACCCATCATCAATGGCTAAGGTTTGCGACGAGCTTGCACAAATTATCGGCTCAAGAAGAAACATTGAAGAAGCTGATATTGTTCGGTTGCCCTATCTCCAAGCTGTCATAAAAGAGACTTTTCGACTCCACCCTCCTGCTCCACTCTTGTTGCCACGCCAACCAGAGATGACGGTAAAAATAGCAGGTTGCACAATACCTAAAGGTTCACGCGTGTTCATAAACGTATGGGCGATAGGTCGAGATAAAGATGTATGGACAGAACCTGAGAAGTTTATGCCGGAGAGGTTCTTGGGTTCAGTGATTGACTTTAGGGGTGTGGATtttgagctccttccatttggTGCTGGGCGTCGGATCTGCCCTGGAATGGCCTTGGCAATTAGGATGGTGCACGTGATGCTTGCTTCATTATTAAATCAGTTTAAGTGGAGTCTCCCCGTTAATCTGGAACGGGATGGGATTGATATGGAAGATCAGTTTGGCCTGACACTAGCGAAGGTCGTGCCCCTTTGTATTATAGCAACACCCATTTGA